DNA sequence from the Marmota flaviventris isolate mMarFla1 chromosome 15, mMarFla1.hap1, whole genome shotgun sequence genome:
GGCCTCTCTCTCAGGCAGCGCCTTGCCGTAGCTGCAGGGCCAGGCCATTTCTGCTGTGGCTCCCCAGGGGGCTGAAGACAGCATTGTGTGCAGATGGTCTGCTATTGAtgaggaggggatgggaggggccGGGCCTTGGTCAGCATCCTTTCCAGGCTCAGGGTGTGCCTAGCCACTGATCAGACAGAAATTGGCCTGGCTGGGCTCTCTGGTGGGGGTCGGGGGATGGCCTGTCCACAGCAAGCACCTGTGTGGAGAAGTAGGCCCCCTCCACCCCTTCTCACCCCAAACTGCTCATTGCCCAGAAGCCCAGGGGTCTCTGACCTTGTCCAGAGGCAGTAGGCAGGGCAAACAATAGGTCCCCACTGTCCAGACTCCCCTGAACCCCCTTCCCTGCTGGACACTTGCCCCTGTGTGACCTCCCCACAGCCTGGACAGGGGTGCCATCCCCAGTGGGTGAACTCCATCCTGGCCCCAGGTGGTGGGTGGGAGGGGCTGCAGCGCCTGCCCGGCTCCTAGCTGGCTAGCCCTGGGCACTCCTGACCTTCCCAGCCATGAGAAGGGAGGACACAGGGAGGAGACAGTCATCTTATTGGAGACCATGAGGGGAGGGCACCCAGTCAGAGAGGGAGGGAAGCCCCAGAGACATCAGGGGCaggcaggccaggcccagggaggaagaagagacagGGACCCCAAAATGCCTCCTCTGAGACCCAGAGACAGAGATACCAAGGCAGGGACAAAGGAGAGAACCAGGGGACAGAGAGGTGGGGTGGTGTGCCCCCTTCAGGAAGCTCCTGGGTAGCGAGGGGTGTGGTGACTCGGCCCCCATTGGCCCTGGGCAGCCCTCAGAGGTGGAGCCAGGCTCAGGCCACTGTGTGGCTATGTCCTGCCCTCTGCCTGCCTAAGTGGTTGGCTGTTGGTCTCATCATTGTCCACAGATCGATCGTGGGAAGCAGCTTTGCTTGGTCCACCCGAGACCACAGCCAGGGCAGGGCTGCCCACACCCCCTCCCATCCCGCTAATGAATTGGGATTTGATCCCTGAGACCTTGGCTGTGGTCCTCTGGCTCCAGCAGGTTGTGGTGAGAGTGGGTGGGCAGCCAGAGCCCCGCTGACTGGGGACTGCAGCGCGGGGCTTTGACACTGCCCGCTACTGCTTGTGCTCATGACCCTGGGCAAAGTCACCCCTTTCTGGCACAGGAGGGAGGACCCCTGTGTGTCCCTCTTCCTAGCCACCATCGTGCCCCCCTGGCCTGGCCACCGCAGCAACCTTCCTCTTGCTGCAGGCTCTGGGCCacgtgggtgggggtggggcagggcctgTGGGGTCCTCCAGCACCAGCTCTCTCCCGGTTCTGCTCTGCCCAGGACCTGGGGTCCCAAGCTCCCTCGGCCAGCTCCACTCCTTCCCCAGATCCACTGGTGGCTGCACCTCCactgccccaccccagcccccagacctctcctccctggcctgggctcctgtTCAGGGCTCTTCTGTCCCCACCTCTTACCCATGGGGCCTCACCAGTCTGCCCACCCCTGGAGTTCAGGAGAGGTCTGAGCCCCTCTGGGCAGTGAGCTCCCAGCTGGGGAGCCTCTAGCGGGCCTCAGGACCTTTGGATGGATGGTTGAGTGGATGGAGTGAGAAGAGGaaccagagactcaggaggctgacacccgGGGGAGCGTCAGTTCCAAGGGGAACCTACTTGCAAAATGTGGTCTGGGCAGGGACAGTGGACCAGAGGTGCCATGTGGCGCTGGCCAGAGCAGGGTCAGGCAAGAGCCCGAGGGGAGGGGCCCAGGTAAAGGAGCTGCCTGCCCATGCTGCCCCAAGAGGTGAGCTGCCTCCCCGTGACTTGCCCAAGGAGTACTCAAGAGGGGACAAGAGCAGAACCGCCTGCCACCCTCCAAGGAATCCAGGCACCCCTCCAAGGGCGCGGGGGCACCTCCAGCCGCTGCTGGCTGCTGCCACTGTCAGGACATCATGGATTTTAAGGAGGGTTTCCAGGAGAGCAGGGGAAGAGAGACATTTACCAATTTAATGAAAATTGATCCAGCCTCCCAGGGCTGTGCCTGTGGTGTTGGGGGTACAGGGACCTCAAGTATCCTGCCAAGGCAGCTTCAAGCCTGTCCCTGGGCCTACCCAGACCCTCCTGTGGTCCTGGCCCTTGGCCCTGTTGACCTCTGCAATTGACAAATCGCCCCCAGCCTCCCCCTATGGTCACCTCACCCCCATGTTCACCTACCCCCTGGTCACCCCTCATCATCATGGTCACTCACGTCATGGTCACCTCACCCCCATGTTCACCTACCCCCTGGTCACCCCTCATCATCATGGTCACTCACCTCAGTCACCTCACCCCCATGTTCACCTACCCCCTGGTCACCCCTCATCATCATGGTCACTCACCTCATGGTCACCTCACCCCCATGTTCACCTACCCCCTGGTCACCCCTCATCATCATGGTCACTCACCTCATGGTCACCTCACCCCCATGGTTACCCCAGGTCACCTCCATGGTCACCTCACCCTCAGTCACCTCACCTCCATGGTTCCTTACCTCCATGATCACTTATCCCCATGGCTACCTACTCCAATGGTCATCACTCTCATGGTCACTCTTGACCACCCTAGCCAGCTCCACAGTCAGGGCTGCAACACTCTGGTGGCCAGTTATCGTGGACTTCCCTTCTGCTGAGGTCTGCCACCCTTGCCCTGTGGGACCTGCTGTCTGGGTGTGTACCCAGGGAGCCACTGTCCACTCCCCGGGTGTGGGGCCTCCCAGGGGGGCTTGGGGACAGGAGCCCTGGACAAACTGTGGCTGCACACTGAGGCAGGTGTCCGTCTCAGGAGTAAACACCATCCTATAATGAATGGTGGGCAGCGGGGAGCGCGGCGGTATTTAACAGCTGATATCGGATTGTGCGGCTCAGCCTGGAACCCGCGCATTATGAAGGCTAATGGATTTTTGAGGCCAGAttgatttttcattaatttggTAAAaatcttttccctctcccctatAATTCTGTCTTAAAACGCTCCCCCTGACAGCTCGATAAGTCACTCCTGTCTTAATGCATGTCTGGCTCACCGTCTGGGGCCGCGGGGGAGGGGTGCTGGAGCCGAGGGGCCGCCAATCACCCCCAGGTAAATACTGCATTATGCATGGACTGTGGAGTCCAGGCTGCCCTGGGTGGGTCCAGTTCAGCCATCGGCCCAGGCTGCCAGGGGGTGCTGTCCCCAGAGTGAGTGCCcctgcaggccctgggcaggCCAGGGGGAGGGTGAGTGTTTCCTGCAGACCTCTGACCAGGGGTGCCTCCCCCACCAGCCCAGGGCTCTTCCCACGGGGAGGACCTAGCCGCGCCTAGCCCGGGCACAACCAGGGGATAGCCGCTGCTGTCTCCACCCTGCTGCCCTGTGTCCACTGGGGCCCTCAGGGGTGCAGGCCTGCCCTGGATGGGGCAGAGCTGGCCTCCTCCAGCCCTCTTCTCATCTCTTCTGCCCTCCTCCCCTGGGTTTCCCCAACCCTCTCCCAGGTCCCTAGGCTGTCCCCTCTGCTCCCGTCCCACTGCCCTCTTCCTGGCTTCAGGAGACCCTCAGGCCTGGCTCTCTGTTTAGCCATGGAGCACGCGTCTGACAGCGTCCTGGACGCTGCCCTCTGGTGCCCACTGGAAGCTCAGGAACTGCAGGTTCACTTGAGCTGACCCCTGCTCCTCCCCTACCTCTCCTCTTCTTGGAGTCACTGCCTGATGGctgcccaggcccaggctggGGACGGTGACGATGGTGACATTGGTGCTGGTGGTAAAGGGGTTCCTGCTGACCTGAGTGGCGGTGGGGATGGAGATGGGGCGATGGTGGCTGGGTGACAGACTGAGGTCAGGGACAGGAGAGCTGAGGGCCGCGGGGAGGGGCGGCAGGGCCAGGCCGGGCAGCCGGAGCACTGTGTGCGGCCACCGCTGGGGAGatggggaaggggctgcaggagtaggtgggctggggctggggcctccTGTCTGACCCCACGCCCAGTCCAGGTCAGCAGGGTGGTGCTGCCATCCGTGGGTTGTGGCCTGCTCCTCCTGAACCCAGTGGGGGTGGCTGTGACTTCCCTGAGTCCTGAGGGCCATGTGGAGGTGGTTCGGGATGGCCTTCGTGAGTTTTCTCTGGACCCATGGGCTGGGCTGGTGTCCTTTGCTCTCTGGGCAGGGACAAGGACTCCTTCCCCCTTGTCCCTCTGAGGGAGCCAAGGCCCAGGGTCTCCTCTACCCCCAGGAGTCCCCCTGCAGACATGCTGAGAGCTTGGGAGGTCCCAGGAGTGCAGTCTACGTGGGGTGGCACGGGAGAGTCCTGGCCCTGCCCCCACTGGTCACTGGGGCTTCCCGTGGCTTTCTGGCCAGGCCAGTGAGGCCCAGAATCCCACTTCTTCTCCCAGGGGGAGCCAGAGGGGCAGGGAGTGGGAGCCAGCCATTCAGGGAGGCCACCATTGGCTTCCTCATCCTCCCCCAGGTgctaggaagctgaggcaggacccAGACTCTCAGTCTCAGAAAGCATCGCCTTCTCTCCAGGCGGCCTGAGCCCAGTGTGtgtcccacccccgcccccagcacCGCCAGCCTGGAGACCAGCTGAGcgctcctcctcccctcccccctccccccttctcctccctagtccctctcctcccccgccccctcctccccccctctgACCCTCCCCCCCTAcaccccctcctgcccctctcctccccccacTCTGGCTGACCGCCATCCCCAAGGCTGCCCTGCTTCCAGGTCCTGACCACCAACCACGGCTGGCTGGGTCCTGTGCCAGTTGGCACCTTTGCCCCACCTCCTCAGATGGTTGTTTATTCAGAGAGAACTGTACGGGATCCACTTTCTCAGGTGGGAGCTTGGTGGGCAGCCCGCCTCCCCACGGCCACGGTGGCCCGCCAGGCAAACTCACAAATCCCTGGCCATCAGAGGGCAAAGGACAAAGCAGTATGCTCAGCGGAGACAGCCAGAGCCAGGGGGGTGCAGAGCAGGATGAGGGCACTGGTGAGGGAGGGGACTGCGGCTCCGTCTTACAGCCGCAGCTGGCCAGGGCCCACGGGGTGGGTGGGGTGAGCAGGAGGCCAAGTGGGAGGGCactcctccccacctctcctgGCACCTGCCTTTGCCCCGCCCCTGCCCACTGCCCCCACCGCCCCACCGCGGCTTTCCCGCTCCCTCTCCCCACATTAATCTCGGCGCTCACTGCTGACCCAAGCGAAACGGAGTTTCCTTCCCCTCTCGGCAGTTTTCTGTTGGCAAAGCAAAAAGGATCTGCACACACACCTCGACCTCCCACCCCTGGATCCACTCTGAGGACGAAGTGTCCCTCTCACCAAGTGCAGCGTGCACACAGCCAGGCTCCTGTCACCGCCGCGGGCTCAGCCCTACACTCTCCCCAGCTCCTTGGTCCTGGTTCTGCATGGGCACCGCGGGAGAGGCATAGCCCCTGCTGCCACTCCACATTCCTAGGCACGGCCCCTCCTCCCAGGCAGCAGGTGTGGGACACCAGCATGTCCTCCACAGGTGTCCACAGGCCTTGAACACCTTGAATACCTGTAAGTGTGGTATTTGCCCATGACCTAGGGGCCGTCTGACATGCAGTGGCAAATGGTGACATGGCTGGGCCAGAACCTGCGGGCTAAAGCCCTGCAAATGGGGTCTGGCCAGACAAGGCTGCCCCAGGGAGGGACACTAACCTGTCCCTGGAGATTGGAAGGCCAAGGAGGAATGGGCAGGAGTTGTGTGGGCAGCAGGTAGAGAGATGTCAGGGTGGAGGGTCGGAGCCAGGCACGTGCGTGGACATCCTCACCCAGGCTCTGGCATGAGCCAGGCTGTCAGGGCAGCTGCTGCTTACTTGGGAAGGCCTCTGCCGGGCAGGCTCTCCCAGCCTGGACAGCTCCCCTTGCAGCACAACCCACGGCCTCCTGTGCCACCTGGGGCTGCCGTCTGCTGGGTGGGCCCGTGGACGGGTGCCCGGAGTGCTGCCTGCCACCCCAGGGACAGGAGCTCTGACCCCTGTGGGGCGCGGCCAACTGGTTGGGATGCATGGCAGGTTCTGCCAAGTGTCCTGGCCCCTGAGGCCTCCTGCAGCCAGCCAGGGACTCCACCCCCTGCCAAGCCAGCATCTGGGTGGCTGGGAGTCACCTGGGAGGCTGGAGGTGCATCCCAGCCCTGCACGCCCTGAGCGGCAGCCACTGCCATGTGTGGGTGAGGACAAGGGGTCAGGGCCCTCCCAGACCCAGGGCCTCTGGCTGTCCCCTCACAGGGGCCCCAACCGTGCAGGACTCTGTTGGGCGGCACCTATGTTCCCAGGTGAAAGAGGACCTCTTCTGCCTATAGAGCGCCTCAGGTGCCAGGGGCGCAGCGGGGctccctctgcccagccctgcctggctaGGGCCCCAACCCCAGGAGCTCCCAGCCCCACTGCTGGATTGTGGGCCATCTAGCGAGCCCAGGGTCCCTAACTCCCTTGCTTTGTCCTCTGAGGGCCGGGAGGGCCACCAGAGGTGTGTGGCAGGCAGGGGAGCTGCTCCTGGTGTGCCTGGCTCCAGGTGGGAGCCCCTGTGGCGGACACCAGGGAGACCTCGTGGTGGTGGGCCACGGGCCTTCCACGTAGAGGGCACAGCTGCGGGGGGCCGGGGACAAAGGCTCAGGCTGGGCAAGGGGCCCACAGAGCAGGGAGGCTGTGCACCAGGCTGCCTGACCTGGAGGGGAGAGCCCTCCCTGACAGCCTGGGGGGCCCACAGCCAGCTCTGAAGGAGGCAGGGGCAAGCCTCGCCCCCAACCCTCTTGGGTCTGGACAAGCCACAGAAGGCGAGATGGGGACTCCTTGGGGACAGGGCTGGCCAACCTGTCACCCCTGATTATCAGGTAATGACCTTCTTGAAGCATGATTTTATTAATCGACTTAACACGTGCTGAGACCTCCTGCGTGACCTTAGCCCGTTCTGCTGACGGGGATTCTCCCAGGTGGGCTGTGGTGGCAGGACACCCTGGGactcccacccccaactcccGCAGGCCCGGGAGTCCTGCCCTTCTGCTTTGGAAGAGGGCACCTCTGTGCTCAGGGCTTCCAAACACACACTTACCCCCcatgcctacacacacacatgaaccaCCCACACTTGGGACCTGGCCGTCAGTGCTGACGGGTGGTGTGCAGGGGTAATGGACAGCAGGCCCAGGACCATGGAACCAGGGCCAGAGTGCAGAGTGGACTGCTCTGCCTTCCTTGATCTGCTGCCTCATACTCTCCCCTCCTGTGGCTGTCAGTGGGTGGCGGCTGCCCCCTGGTGGCCTTGGGGAGTAACACCAGTGACCAGGGTCCTGTCCTCAACCCCCCGGCCCTTGGTGGAAGGGCCCCTTGTGGCCTCTGTCTGGTACGGCTTGGCCTGTGGCCCGTGCTCCCCTTCTCACCTCATCCATTTGGGGCCCAGGTCCTGAGCCCACCCCTCCAAGGGACCTGGGGATCACTGCTCCTGCCCGTGGAGGCACATCCGAGGGTTGCCAGGGCCCTGGCGGGCAGGTGGGGCTGGACACAGAGACAGCAAGTGCAGGCTACCAGGGGGCTCAGTCTCTTTGCCAGTGCTTCCTGGGTGGCAGACAAGGGCCGGAGAACAAGCGGCCTTTGCTGGGACCCTATTCGGAGAGCAGCTAATCAGCAAGGGGGCCTAGCTTTGTCCAGCTGGGGTGAGGACAGTCCAGGGGTTCCCAGAGCAGAACCACACGAGGCAGAAGCTTGGCCTTTGGAGGGCTGGGTGGAGGTTTGGAGCCCAGGGCAGCTGAAGTGAGGCTGCAGCCAGGGCAGCAGCAAGGTGGACAGGGCTCTGAGCATGTGGACAGGATTACATGGGGCCAGGGGCCTGCTGCAGAGTAAAGCCCCACCCAGAGCCTACAGCATCTCTCAGGGGGAgacccctcaccccacccccactgtccTCCTCGGAGAGTGGCTGTATGAGCACTGTGCCCAAAGGGCAGGGGGTGCTTCCTCTTGGTGAGGTGGCCGTGGCCCCAGCACTGGGCTCTGATCCGGCTTGTCTAACCAGAGTCTTTAATGGGCAGCTCTGGCCCCgagcagggcaggcacagcctgaaggTCCCTGAGGGTGAGAAACAGAATGCTTGGGCTGCTTCCAGTCCTCAGAGACACGCTGGGCACTTGGAGGGTGCAGGGACCATGGCTGATTCAGGGACAGGTGCCACAGTCCCCACCAGTGCAGGGTGGGGGGCGGCCCCCGGGCTTGCCCTGCTTGGCCCTGCGGCTCCAgacaaggaggggctggggactgGCACGGGGGGGTGCTGGCATCTCGAAACCGCACGCTCTCTGGCTCCTCGGAAGCCTCCCTGGGCCCAGCAGAGCTGGCTGGTGGTCCCCCTGCAGCCAGGACAGAGAAGGATGTGGTCAGCTACCACCTGGGTGGCCTGCAGTGAGCCAGGGAGGAGGCAGGCGTGCTGGGGGCATGTCCAGGGGCTCTGTCCCCTTGCTGCTCGTCACCCAGTCCTTGGGTGGACCCACCAGGTGGATGTGACCTCTGGAGGAACCCAGCTGGAAGCCTCGGATCCTGCTGAGGTGGGGGGCCTTTCTGGGGGGAGGCCAGCCACCAGGTGATAGAGCAGCACAGGTGGCCACTCGCCAGAAGGCCACCCCAGTGAGGGCCACTGCCCACCGCTCCTCTTTCAGAGGCCTCATGAGCACCAGGGAGGtccaggcccaggccccaggaCTCACTGTGCTGCGTGGCTCATGTCTGGGCAGCAGTGAAGCCACCTGCAGACTCACGCCCGCCGCGCCCGCCTCCCTCAGCTGCGCCACGACGTCCGCGTGCCTCCACCACTTGCAGGGCTGCCCGTTCACGGACACGATGTAGTCACCCTGCTGGAGGCCAGCTGCCTGTTGGGGACACAGACCAGTGAGGAGCAAGAGCAGGCTCTGGCTGGAGTCCTGGGGACTCAGCCTCCAAGGCCAGCGGGCCCTTACCGCAGCTTGCCCGCCAGGAACCACAGCAGCAATAAGGACGGGGGAGTCTCCCCGAAGCGTGAAGCCGAAGCCGCCCTCTCCCCGGGTCAGGTGGATGGGCCCCACCAGTTGCCACCGATTCTTGGCTGAGAACACGGGCAGGGGTCCCTGGAGGAGGCAGGGGTCAGAGGCTGGCTTGGCTGCAGTCCGAGGGGCCCGGCCTGGCAAGCACCTGTACCTCTCAGGACAGGAGCCAGGGAGGTGCCAGTAGGAGGCACAGGGCTGGGCCACCACCCAGGGACCATTGGGGGCTCCTGCCAGTGGACATACAGGGCAGAACCTAATGCCCAAGCCTGCTGTACAGAAAGAGGGCAGGAGCAGCTTGCTCACCAGACGGTGAAAGATGTCGGCCACCTTCATGAAGGACAGGCTGGGCACCCTGACCTCGGACTTCTGGTGGGTCTTGGCtgagaggggtgggaaggaatggAGGAGCAGGGCTGAGCCCAAGGCTCAGGGGCCTCAGGCCGCTGGTTCCACCAGAGGGACCTGACTCCACCCTAGAGGAGTGGGCAACACTAGGTGCACACGGCCCTCTGGTAGCTGGAGGGTAGAGCTGCCCCAGGTCCCTGAACAGGCACCCCTCCACCTGCTCCAGGACCCCTCCCTGAAGCCCAGCTGTCTCTGTCTGACCACAGGGTCCCCCCGGGCAGGAGTCAGAGGGGAAAGGGTGGAAAGGGAGAGAGCAGGGGGTCTCGATCCAGGTGCTTCCTCGGGCCAGCTGGAGCTCCCGCCCTCCCTGGCCCCAAAGGTCCTGCATGTGGCCTTGATGGGCACTTCAGGGCTCAGCCATCTTCCTCCAGCCAGGCTGAGGGCACACCCATCTGGATGGGCCCAGGCTGCTCACGCTGGATGTCTGGGGCCTCAGCGGCCTCAAAGAAGTCATCCTCGCGCTCGAGCTCCGAGTACTTGGCCAACGAGTGCCTCAGTGCCTGGGCCACCACAGCCTGCAGCAGGTCCACCTTGCGCAGGACACGGCATGAAGCATGCAGCCTCAGCGCCTCCTCCTGGCCCAGAATGGCGCGCTTCAGGTGGGCCTTGGCTGCACACAGAGCACAGCATCGTCACACGCTGATGGCCCGCCTGCTGGCCCCTGGAGGCCaaccctgccccctgcccccaggatgtggcaggtagggtgtgggcTACGGGGGTCGGGGGTCGGGAGGTGCAaacagcagggctggggtggagcttcCCCTAGGGCACCCCCATCTTCGGGGCTGCCCTGCACTGCTAAGGCCCCGCTCTCCACAGTTACCCACTGGGGCAGGACTGGGGGCAGGTGGGGGAGGAGCACACTGCGGCAGCTGGCCCAGGGCGTGAGCACAGAGCCCTCTGTGCCTCACCAAGCTTTCTGCGCTCCTCGGGTTGCTGGGGCAGCGTCGGGCTGTGGGGCTCGCCAGGGGTTGGGGGCTGGAAGACCTGCTCATACGCGGGGAGCTCTCCTTCAGCCGCCACTGGGGATCAGAGAGGCCATGAGCTGTGAGCAGGCACCTGGCAGGCACACAGGCACACGGGGCAGGGCACTCACAGGAGCCGTCACAGAGGGCTGTGGCCGCGTGATAGTGGGCCAGGGCGTGGAAATGTTCAGCCTTGACGTGCACCAGGGTGGTCCAGGAGGCAGGCACGTAGTCCTGGACAGGGGGCTGGGCCATGGCCTGGTGCACAAGCCTGTACTCAGCTGCCACCTGCCAGCAGATGTGTGGGCACATTGGAGCTCAAGAGACAAAGCTAGTGGGGCCCTGCAGCCAGCCTGAGCCTCCTGCCTCTCCATAGCCTGGGCGCTCAGGGCCCCAGTTCCTGCCCTGATCATGCTGTCCCCTGAGGCAGGGACTCGGGACGCTATGAACAGCAGCAGCTGGTTTTGGGgaggccggggggggggggggtacccgTCTCTGTCTCTTGACTAGCTTTTCCGACCTGTGGTCCTGTCCGCAGACTCCATGCTCTCCCAGGCCTCCTGCCAGTGGAGGGCCTGTTGTTGAGGGTCCTGGGCAGGGCTCCCTGGCCTTACCTGGGCTGCCTCCTGAGCCAGGTGCAGCTGAGCCAGGCAGTCGTGGGGGACGGCCAGGGCTGGCAGTGAAAGGCCTTCAAAGACACACTCCTGGGCCTGGGTGGCCATGAGTCGCTCCAGCGTGGAGAGGCAGGTGGTGCTCATGTCTGGGCTCGGTGCCTGGGAGAAGTTctccctcaggaggctgaaggccCCTGTGGGCAGAGTGGGTACTCACATGGCAGGGCCCCCAGGAAGGGCCAGCGTGTCCCACCTGCCCTGGGTTTCTGCCCAATGAAGGTGGGATGTGGGCCCTCTGCAGGGTCTGGGCTGCTCTCACCAGCAGCCAGCTGGAAGGCCTGAGCGGCCCGGCGGGCACCCGCCGCACAGGAGCGGTCCTGGCGTGCCCCGATCTGCGTGTGCAGGGCCCCGATGTTGAACAGCACGCTGCCCTTCTCAAACGCCAGGGCCCTCTGCTGTGCAGGGACCCCCGTGAGAGAGTCGTACCTGTAGAGGGTCAGGCTGGGTGTGGTTCCCATGGCACCAGGCCCTCCTCCCCAGGGTACCCCACCATCCCAGGCCCCTACCAGTGGAAGATCAGCCCGAGGCTCCGGGCAGGGCTGAAAAAGCGTCCCTCCAGGAAGCAGAGCTGGCTGTAGTAGGCTGCGAGCAGCTTCAGGCCCGCATCATCTCGGCTGGGGGTCCGCATGGCCTGCAGGGCAGGAGCTGGCTGGGCCCCTGCCCAGTCCCCACTCCACCCCACTGCCCTAGAAATCCCCTGGGCATCAGCCTGTGGAAGCACATGCTGCCCCAGGGGACCATGGGCACCAGGCCAGGCAGCCTGAGTCCAGAGAGCAGGTAGGGCTCTGAGGAGGGAACAGGAACAGAGTACCCCTGTGGCCATCTGTGGCTCCTGGGCCCTTCCCTACACACTGGGGTGCCTGTCTCCCTGATGTCCTCCCAAGAGGAGGGCCTCCTGCTGCGCGAGGCTACACTGGCTCCAATTCCATGCTTCAGTGTCAGCGCTgcaggaggagaggtgggaggggcgTAGCCACCCACCTGCCGCAGGTCCTCCAGCTCCCTGATCTCCGCCTCATAGGAGGCACCGTCCTCTCCAAAGTGCCCTGAAATCAGCTCCTGACAGAAGGACAGGTGTTGGCCTCCGGGGCACCCTGTGTTTGGCAGCCTGCCCCAGGGAGGGGAAGGTCCCAGCACTGAGCAGGCCAGCTGCCCACATGGGTCCAGGGCCCTCGAAGCCCTCAGCAGaaggcttgtgaggctgagggcCTGGCATGCGGTGGGAAGTCGTGGATTCTTGTTGGTGCTAACTTTACACAATTCCCTCATCAATCCCATGGCAATCCCAAGAGGCAGGTGCCAGGTGTCACTTGGAGACTCAGACACTGAGGCACAAAGTCAAGTCATTTTCCCTCGGGGCCCTGCCAGGCAGTGGCAGATGGGACACGGCTCTGTTCTTGGGTCTGAGCCCTCCCAAACACTGGGTAGCTATGGCCCCATAGCACAGCTCCATGGGTGGGTGGTGGCCCTGAGCCAGGGAACCCTATGCAGGAGAGCCCCGGGTCCCTGCAGTTGTCCTGGGGCTCCCATTACATTATCCTAGGGCAGAGTCCCAGCTCAGCAGGCCTGCCCAGGGTGGGATGCTGGGTCCCTGGTGGCCCCGAGTCAGCCCCACCTCCCTGTGgccctgtttcctcatctgttcagAGACACCTGGACCAGGACAAGGCTGTCACTCAGAAGTTGTCGCCAGCGTTTACCTTCAGCGGGGTGGCCCAGTCCAATTCCGTGGTCTCCTTTAGGCCCAGGGGTATCATGGGGACAGTGACACCTTCGCTAGAACCAGAAGCACTGGCTGGGACCTGCTGCCCACAGCAGCCCCCCTACATGTGCGTGCTGAGTGGCCAGGCTGCAGGCCCTACCCCTCAGGCTGGTGCGTGTCTGGGCCACTGCTGAGCCCCTCCAGCTCCTCCTTCAGCAGCTGCAGGTTGGAGTTGACGTAGCTCAGCTCCAAGGCGACTGTCTCTCTGACCCGGTCATTGCTGGTGGCTCTGGGGAGGCCAGGGGAAGTCAGAAGCTGGGGGTGTCTGGGCCCCAGCCCAAGGGCCCAGAGGTGGGCCGGGCCTGCCCTGTCGGGGTCTTGGCTCAGCAGTAAGTGTACTGCTTGGCTGTGGGGACCCAGAGGGAAACCTGCTCACTCTGGCTTCTGGACCGACTGCAGGCAGACAGCCACCTGGGCCACCACCCTTGGCCTGTGGCCCTCCcccggggag
Encoded proteins:
- the Rhpn1 gene encoding rhophilin-1 → MILEERPDGQGAGEDSAQLQAAGGVRKVSDPMAQTQHSWLQSHRARISQQISKELRMRTGAENLYRATSNDRVRETVALELSYVNSNLQLLKEELEGLSSGPDTHQPEGEGVTVPMIPLGLKETTELDWATPLKELISGHFGEDGASYEAEIRELEDLRQAMRTPSRDDAGLKLLAAYYSQLCFLEGRFFSPARSLGLIFHWYDSLTGVPAQQRALAFEKGSVLFNIGALHTQIGARQDRSCAAGARRAAQAFQLAAGAFSLLRENFSQAPSPDMSTTCLSTLERLMATQAQECVFEGLSLPALAVPHDCLAQLHLAQEAAQVAAEYRLVHQAMAQPPVQDYVPASWTTLVHVKAEHFHALAHYHAATALCDGSLAAEGELPAYEQVFQPPTPGEPHSPTLPQQPEERRKLAKAHLKRAILGQEEALRLHASCRVLRKVDLLQAVVAQALRHSLAKYSELEREDDFFEAAEAPDIQPKTHQKSEVRVPSLSFMKVADIFHRLGPLPVFSAKNRWQLVGPIHLTRGEGGFGFTLRGDSPVLIAAVVPGGQAAAAGLQQGDYIVSVNGQPCKWWRHADVVAQLREAGAAGVSLQVASLLPRHEPRSTGDHQPALLGPGRLPRSQRACGFEMPAPPRASPQPLLVWSRRAKQGKPGGRPPPCTGGDCGTCP